One Cuculus canorus isolate bCucCan1 chromosome 1, bCucCan1.pri, whole genome shotgun sequence DNA segment encodes these proteins:
- the CREB3L2 gene encoding cyclic AMP-responsive element-binding protein 3-like protein 2 isoform X3 produces the protein MEACESGGEQPPPPLLHWDRKLSELCEPADPDTLLCHTHFTEFLDEFSPDVLGQLLNDPFLSEKNETMEVELSPASPAPLIQAEHSYSLCGDSRPQSPLTHISTDDNFNEGDLENEEWCLGTELTPAAIKTEPALCETSGLAPSVSLTVTATSLEGEPSELQTDALMKPLSQKVLPEIKLEPHEVDQFLNLSSKEVVDPLHLPPTPPSSHGSDSEGGQSPARSLPPSSPIQLQATAKTTSRTASALSNSPLLTAPHKLQGTGPLILTEEEKRTLIAEGYPIPTKLPLTKAEEKVLKKIRRKIKNKISAQESRRKKKEYMDSLEKKVETCSNENSKLRKKVEVLENTNRTLLQQLQRLQAMVAGKVSRSCKAASTQTGTCLMMVVLCFAVVFGSFSQSYGPYPSATKMVLPRQHSSPESYTDSIVRSRSLLIYEEPHQLEESSSPISFADRSDRQADTSKYAALSLEAMPGTQQDDIMQFTIANETRLEKSVLLGLQQHRAPMVCHL, from the exons CATTTCACGGAGTTCCTGGATGAGTTTTCACCAGATGTCCTAGGCCAGCTCTTGAATGATCCCTTCTTGTCTGAGAAGAATGAAACAATGGAGGTAGAACTGTCTCCGGCATCCCCAGCGCCCCTTATCCAGGCAGAACACAGCTACTCCCTCTGCGGGGACTCTAGGCCCCAGTCTCCCTTGACACACATCTCAACCGATGACAACTTCAACGAAG GTGACCTGGAAAATGAGGAATGGTGTCTGGGTACAGAGCTGACTCCAGCAGCAATAAAGACTGAGCCAGCGTTGTGTGAAACATCAGGCCTTGCTCCCTCAGTCAGTCTCACTGTCACAGCCACGTCGCTGGAGGGGGAACCATCTGAGCTACAGACAGATGCCCTG aTGAAACCACTGAGCCAGAAAGTTCTTCCAGAGATTAAGTTGGAGCCCCATGAAGTGGATCAGTTCCTGAACCTTTCTTCTAAGGAAG TAGTGGATCCCCTGCACCTGCCTCCAACCCCTCCCAGCAGCCATGGCAGTGACTCTGAAGGAGGGCAGAGCCCAGCAAGATCACTCCCTCCCTCAAGTCCAATCCAACTACAAGCCACAGCTAAAACAACATCACGCACAGCTTCAGCGCTCTCCAACTCCCCTCTCCTGACTGCACCACAT AAATTGCAGGGGACTGGCCCACTCATCctgacagaggaagagaagaggacaCTGATAGCAGAGGGGTACCCAATCCCTACCAAACTGCCTCTGActaaagcagaggagaaagtgctgaagaaaatccgcaggaaaataaagaacaag aTCTCTGCCCAGGAAAGTAGAcgaaaaaagaaagaatacatggacagtctggagaaaaa AGTTGAGACCTGTTCAAATGAAAATAGTAAGCTGCGTAAGAAGGTTGAAGTCCTGGAGAATACTAACAG AACACTTCTGCAGCAGTTGCAGAGACTCCAAGCCATGGTTGCTGGGAAAGTGTCACGTTCGTGTAAGGCAGCTAGCACACAGACAGGGACCTGTCTTATG ATGGTGGTGCTGTGCTTTGCAGTAGTTTTTGGCAGCTTCTCTCAGAGCTATGGGCCATATCCTTCTGCTACAAAGATGGTGTTGCCCAGGCAGCATTCCTCACCAGAGTCCTACACAGATTCTATTG TGAGGTCAAGGAGTCTGTTAATTTATGAAGAGCCTCACCAATTGGAGGAGTCATCAAGCCCAATCTCCTTTGCTGATCGCAGTGACAGGCAAGCAGACACCTCCAAGTACGCAGCGCTGTCCCTGGAAGCAATGCCGGGGACACAGCAGGATGATATCATGCAGTTCACAATAGCCAACGAAACGAGGCTAGAGAAGTCGGTGCTGCTGggcctgcagcagcacag ggcaCCCATGGTTTGCCATCTCTGA
- the CREB3L2 gene encoding cyclic AMP-responsive element-binding protein 3-like protein 2 isoform X1, whose product MEACESGGEQPPPPLLHWDRKLSELCEPADPDTLLCHTHFTEFLDEFSPDVLGQLLNDPFLSEKNETMEVELSPASPAPLIQAEHSYSLCGDSRPQSPLTHISTDDNFNEGDLENEEWCLGTELTPAAIKTEPALCETSGLAPSVSLTVTATSLEGEPSELQTDALMKPLSQKVLPEIKLEPHEVDQFLNLSSKEVVDPLHLPPTPPSSHGSDSEGGQSPARSLPPSSPIQLQATAKTTSRTASALSNSPLLTAPHKLQGTGPLILTEEEKRTLIAEGYPIPTKLPLTKAEEKVLKKIRRKIKNKISAQESRRKKKEYMDSLEKKVETCSNENSKLRKKVEVLENTNRTLLQQLQRLQAMVAGKVSRSCKAASTQTGTCLMMVVLCFAVVFGSFSQSYGPYPSATKMVLPRQHSSPESYTDSIVRSRSLLIYEEPHQLEESSSPISFADRSDRQADTSKYAALSLEAMPGTQQDDIMQFTIANETRLEKSVLLGLQQHRVNSELEGNETLKIIEIDRRVNATS is encoded by the exons CATTTCACGGAGTTCCTGGATGAGTTTTCACCAGATGTCCTAGGCCAGCTCTTGAATGATCCCTTCTTGTCTGAGAAGAATGAAACAATGGAGGTAGAACTGTCTCCGGCATCCCCAGCGCCCCTTATCCAGGCAGAACACAGCTACTCCCTCTGCGGGGACTCTAGGCCCCAGTCTCCCTTGACACACATCTCAACCGATGACAACTTCAACGAAG GTGACCTGGAAAATGAGGAATGGTGTCTGGGTACAGAGCTGACTCCAGCAGCAATAAAGACTGAGCCAGCGTTGTGTGAAACATCAGGCCTTGCTCCCTCAGTCAGTCTCACTGTCACAGCCACGTCGCTGGAGGGGGAACCATCTGAGCTACAGACAGATGCCCTG aTGAAACCACTGAGCCAGAAAGTTCTTCCAGAGATTAAGTTGGAGCCCCATGAAGTGGATCAGTTCCTGAACCTTTCTTCTAAGGAAG TAGTGGATCCCCTGCACCTGCCTCCAACCCCTCCCAGCAGCCATGGCAGTGACTCTGAAGGAGGGCAGAGCCCAGCAAGATCACTCCCTCCCTCAAGTCCAATCCAACTACAAGCCACAGCTAAAACAACATCACGCACAGCTTCAGCGCTCTCCAACTCCCCTCTCCTGACTGCACCACAT AAATTGCAGGGGACTGGCCCACTCATCctgacagaggaagagaagaggacaCTGATAGCAGAGGGGTACCCAATCCCTACCAAACTGCCTCTGActaaagcagaggagaaagtgctgaagaaaatccgcaggaaaataaagaacaag aTCTCTGCCCAGGAAAGTAGAcgaaaaaagaaagaatacatggacagtctggagaaaaa AGTTGAGACCTGTTCAAATGAAAATAGTAAGCTGCGTAAGAAGGTTGAAGTCCTGGAGAATACTAACAG AACACTTCTGCAGCAGTTGCAGAGACTCCAAGCCATGGTTGCTGGGAAAGTGTCACGTTCGTGTAAGGCAGCTAGCACACAGACAGGGACCTGTCTTATG ATGGTGGTGCTGTGCTTTGCAGTAGTTTTTGGCAGCTTCTCTCAGAGCTATGGGCCATATCCTTCTGCTACAAAGATGGTGTTGCCCAGGCAGCATTCCTCACCAGAGTCCTACACAGATTCTATTG TGAGGTCAAGGAGTCTGTTAATTTATGAAGAGCCTCACCAATTGGAGGAGTCATCAAGCCCAATCTCCTTTGCTGATCGCAGTGACAGGCAAGCAGACACCTCCAAGTACGCAGCGCTGTCCCTGGAAGCAATGCCGGGGACACAGCAGGATGATATCATGCAGTTCACAATAGCCAACGAAACGAGGCTAGAGAAGTCGGTGCTGCTGggcctgcagcagcacag AGTGAACTCGGAACtagaaggaaatgaaacactgaagaTAATTGAAATAGATAGAAGAGTCAATGCCacctcttaa
- the CREB3L2 gene encoding cyclic AMP-responsive element-binding protein 3-like protein 2 isoform X2, whose amino-acid sequence MEACESGGEQPPPPLLHWDRKLSELCEPADPDTLLCHTHFTEFLDEFSPDVLGQLLNDPFLSEKNETMEVELSPASPAPLIQAEHSYSLCGDSRPQSPLTHISTDDNFNEGDLENEEWCLGTELTPAAIKTEPALCETSGLAPSVSLTVTATSLEGEPSELQTDALMKPLSQKVLPEIKLEPHEVDQFLNLSSKEVDPLHLPPTPPSSHGSDSEGGQSPARSLPPSSPIQLQATAKTTSRTASALSNSPLLTAPHKLQGTGPLILTEEEKRTLIAEGYPIPTKLPLTKAEEKVLKKIRRKIKNKISAQESRRKKKEYMDSLEKKVETCSNENSKLRKKVEVLENTNRTLLQQLQRLQAMVAGKVSRSCKAASTQTGTCLMMVVLCFAVVFGSFSQSYGPYPSATKMVLPRQHSSPESYTDSIVRSRSLLIYEEPHQLEESSSPISFADRSDRQADTSKYAALSLEAMPGTQQDDIMQFTIANETRLEKSVLLGLQQHRVNSELEGNETLKIIEIDRRVNATS is encoded by the exons CATTTCACGGAGTTCCTGGATGAGTTTTCACCAGATGTCCTAGGCCAGCTCTTGAATGATCCCTTCTTGTCTGAGAAGAATGAAACAATGGAGGTAGAACTGTCTCCGGCATCCCCAGCGCCCCTTATCCAGGCAGAACACAGCTACTCCCTCTGCGGGGACTCTAGGCCCCAGTCTCCCTTGACACACATCTCAACCGATGACAACTTCAACGAAG GTGACCTGGAAAATGAGGAATGGTGTCTGGGTACAGAGCTGACTCCAGCAGCAATAAAGACTGAGCCAGCGTTGTGTGAAACATCAGGCCTTGCTCCCTCAGTCAGTCTCACTGTCACAGCCACGTCGCTGGAGGGGGAACCATCTGAGCTACAGACAGATGCCCTG aTGAAACCACTGAGCCAGAAAGTTCTTCCAGAGATTAAGTTGGAGCCCCATGAAGTGGATCAGTTCCTGAACCTTTCTTCTAAGGAAG TGGATCCCCTGCACCTGCCTCCAACCCCTCCCAGCAGCCATGGCAGTGACTCTGAAGGAGGGCAGAGCCCAGCAAGATCACTCCCTCCCTCAAGTCCAATCCAACTACAAGCCACAGCTAAAACAACATCACGCACAGCTTCAGCGCTCTCCAACTCCCCTCTCCTGACTGCACCACAT AAATTGCAGGGGACTGGCCCACTCATCctgacagaggaagagaagaggacaCTGATAGCAGAGGGGTACCCAATCCCTACCAAACTGCCTCTGActaaagcagaggagaaagtgctgaagaaaatccgcaggaaaataaagaacaag aTCTCTGCCCAGGAAAGTAGAcgaaaaaagaaagaatacatggacagtctggagaaaaa AGTTGAGACCTGTTCAAATGAAAATAGTAAGCTGCGTAAGAAGGTTGAAGTCCTGGAGAATACTAACAG AACACTTCTGCAGCAGTTGCAGAGACTCCAAGCCATGGTTGCTGGGAAAGTGTCACGTTCGTGTAAGGCAGCTAGCACACAGACAGGGACCTGTCTTATG ATGGTGGTGCTGTGCTTTGCAGTAGTTTTTGGCAGCTTCTCTCAGAGCTATGGGCCATATCCTTCTGCTACAAAGATGGTGTTGCCCAGGCAGCATTCCTCACCAGAGTCCTACACAGATTCTATTG TGAGGTCAAGGAGTCTGTTAATTTATGAAGAGCCTCACCAATTGGAGGAGTCATCAAGCCCAATCTCCTTTGCTGATCGCAGTGACAGGCAAGCAGACACCTCCAAGTACGCAGCGCTGTCCCTGGAAGCAATGCCGGGGACACAGCAGGATGATATCATGCAGTTCACAATAGCCAACGAAACGAGGCTAGAGAAGTCGGTGCTGCTGggcctgcagcagcacag AGTGAACTCGGAACtagaaggaaatgaaacactgaagaTAATTGAAATAGATAGAAGAGTCAATGCCacctcttaa